One genomic region from Apodemus sylvaticus chromosome 1, mApoSyl1.1, whole genome shotgun sequence encodes:
- the Lrp3 gene encoding low-density lipoprotein receptor-related protein 3 isoform X2, whose product MEKRAAAGPEGAPGARAPLAVVCLVNLFLTGRLSSAVPALAACSGKLEQHTERRGVIYSPAWPLNYPPGTNCSWYIQGDRGDMITISFRNFDVEESHQCSLDWLLLGPAAPPRQEAFRLCGSAIPPAFISARDHVWIFFHSDASSSGQAQGFRLSYIRGKLGQASCQTDEFRCDNGKCLPGPWQCNMVDECGDGSDEGNCSAPASEPPGSLCPGGTFPCSGARSTRCLPVERRCDGTQDCGDGSDEAGCPDLACGRRLGSFYGSFASPDLFGAARGPSDLHCTWLVDTQDPRRVLLQLELRLGYDDYVQVYEGLGERGDRLLQTLSYRSNHRPVSLEAAQGRLTVAYHARARSAGHGFNATYQVKGYCLPWEQPCGSSSEGDDDATGEQGCFSEPQRCDGWWHCASGRDEQGCPACPPDQYPCEGGSGLCYAPADRCNNQKSCPDGADEKNCFSCQPGTFHCGTNLCIFETWRCDGQEDCQDGSDEHGCLAAVPRKVITAALIGSLVCGLLLVIALGCAFKLYSLRTQEYRAFETQMTRLEAEFVRREAPPSYGQLIAQGLIPPVEDFPVYSASQASVLQNLRTAMRRQMRRHASRRGPSRRRLGRLWNRLFHRPRAPRGQIPLLTAAARTSQTVLGDGLLQAAPGPVPEPPAPNTDTGSPREPGDGPPSGSGHAPEVGPSVPPPPLNLRDPEYRPEDKERKACVDPLEDSPAPVDTPPEPCLAQDPHPQTPIASGTQDPHSAEPLGVCRSPPPTCSPILEASDDEALLVC is encoded by the exons CTGCCTGCAGTGGGAAGTTGGAACAGCACACTGAGCGGCGAGGGGTTATCTACAGTCCAGCCTGGCCCCTCAACTACCCTCCAGGGACCAACTGCAGCTGGTACATTCAAGGGGACCGTGGTGACATGATCACCATCAG TTTCCGAAACTTTGATGTAGAGGAGTCTCACCAGTGTTCCCTCGACTGGCTCCTGCTGGGCCCAGCAGCTCCTCCTCGGCAGGAGGCCTTCCGCCTCTGCGGCTCAGCCATCCCACCGGCCTTCATCTCTGCCCGTGACCACGTCTGGATCTTCTTCCACTCAGACGCCTCCAGCTCCGGCCAGGCCCAGGGCTTCCGCCTCTCCTATATCCGAG GGAAGCTGGGCCAGGCATCCTGCCAGACAGATGAGTTCCGCTGTGACAACGGTAAATGCCTGCCTGGTCCTTGGCAGTGTAACATGGTGGATGAGTGTGGAGACGGCTCGGATGAGGGTAACTGTTCAGCGCCTGCCTCGGAGCCACCCGGCAGCCTGTGCCCCGGGGGCACCTTCCCCTGCAGCGGAGCCCGCTCCACACGCTGCCTGCCGGTGGAGCGGCGCTGCGACGGCACACAGGACTGCGGCGACGGCTCTGATGAGGCTGGCTGCCCCGACCTAGCATGTGGCCGGCGACTGGGCAGCTTCTACGGTTCCTTCGCCTCTCCAGACCTGTTTGGAGCCGCCCGTGGGCCTTCGGACCTTCACTGCACATGGCTGGTGGACACGCAGGACCCGAGGCGCGTGCTGCTGCAGCTGGAGCTGCGGCTGGGTTATGATGACTATGTCCAGGTGTATGAAGGCCTGGGCGAGCGTGGGGACCGTCTGCTGCAAACGCTTTCCTATCGCAGCAACCACAGGCCCGTGAGCCTGGAAGCAGCGCAGGGCCGCCTCACTGTGGCCTACCATGCTCGCGCTCGCAGTGCTGGTCACGGTTTCAATGCCACATACCAGGTGAAGGGCTACTGCCTCCCGTGGGAGCAGCCGTGTGGGAGTAGCAGCGAGGGAGATGACGACGCCACAGGGGAACAGGGTTGCTTCTCAGAGCCACAACGCTGTGATGGCTGGTGGCATTGTGCAAGCGGCCGGGATGAGCAGGGCTGTCCAGCATGCCCTCCGGACCAGTATCCCTGTGAGGGTGGGAGCGGCCTGTGCTATGCGCCAGCCGATCGTTGCAACAACCAGAAAAGCTGCCCCGATGGCGCCGATGAGAAGAACTGCTTTTCCTGCCAGCCGGGCACCTTCCACTGTGGTACGAACCTGTGCATCTTTGAGACGTGGCGCTGTGACGGTCAGGAGGACTGCCAAGATGGCAGCGATGAGCATGGCTGTCTGGCTGCCGTGCCCCGCAAGGTCATCACCGCCGCCCTCATTGGCAGCCTAGTATGCGGACTGCTGCTTGTTATTGCCCTAGGCTGTGCCTTCAAACTCTACTCCCTGCGCACGCAGGAGTACAG GGCCTTTGAGACCCAAATGACACGCTTAGAGGCAGAGTTTGTGCGGCGCGAGGCGCCCCCTTCCTACGGCCAGCTCATCGCACAGGGCCTCATCCCTCCGGTTGAGGATTTCCCTGTCTACAGTGCATCCCAG GCTTCAGTGCTACAGAACCTTCGCACAGCCATGAGACGACAGATGCGCCGGCATGCCTCCCGCAGGGGGCCGTCTCGTCGCAGACTGGGCCGCCTCTGGAACAGGCTCTTCCACCGGCCACGGGCACCTCGAGGCCAGATCCCACTGTTGACCGCCGCTGCACGAACCTCACAGACCGTTCTGGGTGATGGGCTCCTCCAGGCAGCACCAGGGCCTGTCCCAGAGCCCCCAGCGCCCAATACAGACACGGGCAGTCCCAGGGAGCCTGGAGATGGGCCTCCTAGTGGCTCTGGCCATGCGCCAGAAGTGGGGCCTTCAGTGCCACCCCCACCCTTGAACCTGCGAGACCCAGAGTACAGGCCAGAGGACAAGGAGAGAAAGGCCTGTGTGGACCCTCTGGAAGACAGCCCGGCACCTGTGGACACGCCTCCAGAGCCCTGCTTGGCACAAGACCCCCATCCCCAGACTCCCATTGCCAGTGGCACCCAAGATCCCCACTCAGCAGAGCCACTGGGGGTCTGCAGGAGCCCTCCACCAACCTGCTCCCCAATATTGGAGGCTAGTGATGACGAGGCCCTGCTGGTCTGCTGA
- the Lrp3 gene encoding low-density lipoprotein receptor-related protein 3 isoform X1, whose product MEKRAAAGPEGAPGARAPLAVVCLVNLFLTGRLSSAVPALGKAGATWGFGFQAATEPTGTQAACSGKLEQHTERRGVIYSPAWPLNYPPGTNCSWYIQGDRGDMITISFRNFDVEESHQCSLDWLLLGPAAPPRQEAFRLCGSAIPPAFISARDHVWIFFHSDASSSGQAQGFRLSYIRGKLGQASCQTDEFRCDNGKCLPGPWQCNMVDECGDGSDEGNCSAPASEPPGSLCPGGTFPCSGARSTRCLPVERRCDGTQDCGDGSDEAGCPDLACGRRLGSFYGSFASPDLFGAARGPSDLHCTWLVDTQDPRRVLLQLELRLGYDDYVQVYEGLGERGDRLLQTLSYRSNHRPVSLEAAQGRLTVAYHARARSAGHGFNATYQVKGYCLPWEQPCGSSSEGDDDATGEQGCFSEPQRCDGWWHCASGRDEQGCPACPPDQYPCEGGSGLCYAPADRCNNQKSCPDGADEKNCFSCQPGTFHCGTNLCIFETWRCDGQEDCQDGSDEHGCLAAVPRKVITAALIGSLVCGLLLVIALGCAFKLYSLRTQEYRAFETQMTRLEAEFVRREAPPSYGQLIAQGLIPPVEDFPVYSASQASVLQNLRTAMRRQMRRHASRRGPSRRRLGRLWNRLFHRPRAPRGQIPLLTAAARTSQTVLGDGLLQAAPGPVPEPPAPNTDTGSPREPGDGPPSGSGHAPEVGPSVPPPPLNLRDPEYRPEDKERKACVDPLEDSPAPVDTPPEPCLAQDPHPQTPIASGTQDPHSAEPLGVCRSPPPTCSPILEASDDEALLVC is encoded by the exons CTGCCTGCAGTGGGAAGTTGGAACAGCACACTGAGCGGCGAGGGGTTATCTACAGTCCAGCCTGGCCCCTCAACTACCCTCCAGGGACCAACTGCAGCTGGTACATTCAAGGGGACCGTGGTGACATGATCACCATCAG TTTCCGAAACTTTGATGTAGAGGAGTCTCACCAGTGTTCCCTCGACTGGCTCCTGCTGGGCCCAGCAGCTCCTCCTCGGCAGGAGGCCTTCCGCCTCTGCGGCTCAGCCATCCCACCGGCCTTCATCTCTGCCCGTGACCACGTCTGGATCTTCTTCCACTCAGACGCCTCCAGCTCCGGCCAGGCCCAGGGCTTCCGCCTCTCCTATATCCGAG GGAAGCTGGGCCAGGCATCCTGCCAGACAGATGAGTTCCGCTGTGACAACGGTAAATGCCTGCCTGGTCCTTGGCAGTGTAACATGGTGGATGAGTGTGGAGACGGCTCGGATGAGGGTAACTGTTCAGCGCCTGCCTCGGAGCCACCCGGCAGCCTGTGCCCCGGGGGCACCTTCCCCTGCAGCGGAGCCCGCTCCACACGCTGCCTGCCGGTGGAGCGGCGCTGCGACGGCACACAGGACTGCGGCGACGGCTCTGATGAGGCTGGCTGCCCCGACCTAGCATGTGGCCGGCGACTGGGCAGCTTCTACGGTTCCTTCGCCTCTCCAGACCTGTTTGGAGCCGCCCGTGGGCCTTCGGACCTTCACTGCACATGGCTGGTGGACACGCAGGACCCGAGGCGCGTGCTGCTGCAGCTGGAGCTGCGGCTGGGTTATGATGACTATGTCCAGGTGTATGAAGGCCTGGGCGAGCGTGGGGACCGTCTGCTGCAAACGCTTTCCTATCGCAGCAACCACAGGCCCGTGAGCCTGGAAGCAGCGCAGGGCCGCCTCACTGTGGCCTACCATGCTCGCGCTCGCAGTGCTGGTCACGGTTTCAATGCCACATACCAGGTGAAGGGCTACTGCCTCCCGTGGGAGCAGCCGTGTGGGAGTAGCAGCGAGGGAGATGACGACGCCACAGGGGAACAGGGTTGCTTCTCAGAGCCACAACGCTGTGATGGCTGGTGGCATTGTGCAAGCGGCCGGGATGAGCAGGGCTGTCCAGCATGCCCTCCGGACCAGTATCCCTGTGAGGGTGGGAGCGGCCTGTGCTATGCGCCAGCCGATCGTTGCAACAACCAGAAAAGCTGCCCCGATGGCGCCGATGAGAAGAACTGCTTTTCCTGCCAGCCGGGCACCTTCCACTGTGGTACGAACCTGTGCATCTTTGAGACGTGGCGCTGTGACGGTCAGGAGGACTGCCAAGATGGCAGCGATGAGCATGGCTGTCTGGCTGCCGTGCCCCGCAAGGTCATCACCGCCGCCCTCATTGGCAGCCTAGTATGCGGACTGCTGCTTGTTATTGCCCTAGGCTGTGCCTTCAAACTCTACTCCCTGCGCACGCAGGAGTACAG GGCCTTTGAGACCCAAATGACACGCTTAGAGGCAGAGTTTGTGCGGCGCGAGGCGCCCCCTTCCTACGGCCAGCTCATCGCACAGGGCCTCATCCCTCCGGTTGAGGATTTCCCTGTCTACAGTGCATCCCAG GCTTCAGTGCTACAGAACCTTCGCACAGCCATGAGACGACAGATGCGCCGGCATGCCTCCCGCAGGGGGCCGTCTCGTCGCAGACTGGGCCGCCTCTGGAACAGGCTCTTCCACCGGCCACGGGCACCTCGAGGCCAGATCCCACTGTTGACCGCCGCTGCACGAACCTCACAGACCGTTCTGGGTGATGGGCTCCTCCAGGCAGCACCAGGGCCTGTCCCAGAGCCCCCAGCGCCCAATACAGACACGGGCAGTCCCAGGGAGCCTGGAGATGGGCCTCCTAGTGGCTCTGGCCATGCGCCAGAAGTGGGGCCTTCAGTGCCACCCCCACCCTTGAACCTGCGAGACCCAGAGTACAGGCCAGAGGACAAGGAGAGAAAGGCCTGTGTGGACCCTCTGGAAGACAGCCCGGCACCTGTGGACACGCCTCCAGAGCCCTGCTTGGCACAAGACCCCCATCCCCAGACTCCCATTGCCAGTGGCACCCAAGATCCCCACTCAGCAGAGCCACTGGGGGTCTGCAGGAGCCCTCCACCAACCTGCTCCCCAATATTGGAGGCTAGTGATGACGAGGCCCTGCTGGTCTGCTGA